In Streptomyces erythrochromogenes, the DNA window GCCGTAGGGCAGCGCCAGGGCGTCGCCCTCGGTCCAGAACGCGACCGTGCCGGGCTCGACCACCTGCCGGGCGTCGTCCTCCAGGGCCACGGAGACGCCGGTGTCGAAGTAGACCTCCTCGCCCCACGTGTTCGCGGAGGCGGAGATCGGAAGGGCCTCGGCCAGCGCCTTGCTGGTCGGGGTCTCGTCGAGGGTTGCGGTGAGCTGGCCCGAGGGCCAGGAGATTCGTATCTGCATGAGCCGCATTCAACAATCTGTTGAATGGATTGGCTAGAGGGGTACCCCGGGTGAAGGCGGTCGAAAGCCGTGCGCCATAATGCTTGTGAATGTGAACGCGTTCACAAGCGTGTCTGCTTCCTCCCTGATTGGGCGGGTTCGGAAGTCAGGCTTCCCCTGTGATCACGGCGACACGAAGGAGACGAGGACGTGGACCTGGCTCTGGCGCCAGAAACCCTGGCGCGATGGCAGTTCGGCATCACCACCGTCTATCACTTCCTCTTCGTGCCCTTGACGATCTCGCTCGCCGCGCTCACGGCCGGCCTGCAGACCGCCTGGGTGCGCACCGAGAAGGAGAAGTACCTCAGAGCCACCAAGTTCTGGGGAAAGCTTTTCTTGATCAATATCGCGATGGGTGTCGTCACCGGCATCGTCCAGGAGTTCCAGTTCGGCATGAACTGGTCCGACTACTCGCGGTTCGTGGGTGACGTCTTCGGCGCCCCCCTCGCCTTCGAAGCGCTGATCGCCTTCTTCTTCGAGTCCACCTTCATCGGACTGTGGATCTTCGGCTGGGACAAGCTGCCCAAGAAGATCCACCTGGCCTGCATCTGGATGGTGTCCATCGGCACCGTCCTGTCCGCCTACTTCATCCTGGCGGCGAATTCCTGGATGCAGCACCCGGTCGGATACCGGATCAACGAGGAGCGTGGCCGGGCCGAGCTCACCGACTTCTGGCTCGTGCTCACCCAGAACACCGCGCTCACCCAGTTCTTCCACACGATCACGGCCGCCTTCCTCGTCGGGGGTGCGTTCATGGCCGGCATCTCCGCCTACCACCTGGCGCGCAAGAAGCACGTCCCCGTGATGCGCAGCTCGCTGCGCCTGGGCCTCGTGGTCCTGATCATCGCCGGCCTGGGCACCGCGATCAGCGGTGACCTGCTCGGCAAGGTCATGTTCAAGCAGCAGCCCATGAAGATGGCCGCCGCCGAGGCGCTCTGGGACGGTGAGGCGCCCGCTCCCTTCTCCGTCTTCGCCTACGGAGACGTCGAGAAGGGCCACAACAAGGTGGCCATAGAGATCCCGGGTCTGTTGTCCTTCCTGGCCAACGACGACTTCACCTCCTTCGTCCCGGGCATCAACGACGTCAACAAGGCCGAGCAGGAGAAGTTCGGACCGGGCGACTACCGGCCCAACATCCCCGTCGCCTACTGGGGCTTCCGCTGGATGATCGGCTTCGGCATGGCCTCGCTCGGCGTGGGCGTGCTGGGGCTCTGGCTGACCCGCAAGAAGTTCCTGCTGCCGCCGGGGCTGCGCACCGGCGAGGACGAGGTACCGAACCTGGTGCTCTTCAAGAAGGCACTGAGCCCCAAGGTCGGCAACCTCTACTGGATGGTCGCCCTCTGGACCACCGGCTTCCCGCTCATCGCCAGCTCCTGGGGATGGATCTTCACCGAGATGGGTCGCCAGCCGTGGGTGGTCTACGGAGTCCTGCGCACCCGCGACGCGGTCTCGCCGCACGTCTCCCAGGCCGAGGTGCTCACCTCGATGATCGGCTTCACCCTGCTCTACGCCGTGCTCGCCGTGATCGAGGTCAGGCTCCTGGTCAAGTACGTGAAGCTCGGCCCGCCGGAGCTCACCGAGGCAGACCTCAACCCGCCCACCAAGATCGGCGGGGACGACAAGAACCCCGACCGGCCGATGGCCTTCTCGTACTGAGGCTGAGGAGAACGCACCATGGAGCTCCACGACGTCTGGTTCGTGCTGATCGCCGTTCTGTGGATCGGCTACTTCTTCCTGGAGGGCTTCGACTTCGGCATCGGCGTACTGACCAAGCTGCTCG includes these proteins:
- a CDS encoding cyclophilin-like fold protein is translated as MQIRISWPSGQLTATLDETPTSKALAEALPISASANTWGEEVYFDTGVSVALEDDARQVVEPGTVAFWTEGDALALPYGPTPISRGGESRLASPCNVLGSFDGDPRLLSTVRDGDPVRVELA
- a CDS encoding cytochrome ubiquinol oxidase subunit I — encoded protein: MDLALAPETLARWQFGITTVYHFLFVPLTISLAALTAGLQTAWVRTEKEKYLRATKFWGKLFLINIAMGVVTGIVQEFQFGMNWSDYSRFVGDVFGAPLAFEALIAFFFESTFIGLWIFGWDKLPKKIHLACIWMVSIGTVLSAYFILAANSWMQHPVGYRINEERGRAELTDFWLVLTQNTALTQFFHTITAAFLVGGAFMAGISAYHLARKKHVPVMRSSLRLGLVVLIIAGLGTAISGDLLGKVMFKQQPMKMAAAEALWDGEAPAPFSVFAYGDVEKGHNKVAIEIPGLLSFLANDDFTSFVPGINDVNKAEQEKFGPGDYRPNIPVAYWGFRWMIGFGMASLGVGVLGLWLTRKKFLLPPGLRTGEDEVPNLVLFKKALSPKVGNLYWMVALWTTGFPLIASSWGWIFTEMGRQPWVVYGVLRTRDAVSPHVSQAEVLTSMIGFTLLYAVLAVIEVRLLVKYVKLGPPELTEADLNPPTKIGGDDKNPDRPMAFSY